The Nitrospira sp. nucleotide sequence TTGAATCTGGCCGTAAGAGAGCTGAATGAGCGATCGGGTTTCCTTAAACTGTTCATCCAGATACGCTCGATCATCGGCATGGCGCCGATCAAGATGCAACTGAAACCCTTCGGCTACTAGCTGAAGCTCGTGCCTGACCCCTTCGGTCAAAACACCAGTATGTCGCTTGGCATCAGCAATGTCGGCGCGAAGTGCTTCAGCAGCCGCACCGACGATCTGTTGAATTTGCGCAAGCGATTCCTGGTCCACTTCCAATCCCCTGAAAGAATTTTGCAAAGTTTAGGACGCAAGACTGGCGAAGTCAACGCCTCCACATTCCTACAAATATAACCATTTTTCAGCCTCATCGACTTCAAGGTGCTGTTATTGGAAAAGCCCGGTGGCGCACCCAAAGCCCAGTTCACCGAGAACAAAGGCTCTCGGTGGTATTCGCAGAAGTAGAGAGTCTCGCGTTAGATCAGCCCGGCAATAGCCGCACGAAATGCCCGGAGGTCAGCGAGCCTCGTGGTGATAACCTCGTACACCTGACCGTAGTCGATCTTCCAATACACATGCACTAGCAGATTTCTGAAGCGCGCCATCTGTTGCAAGCGGCTCGAAAGATCGGCAGGGATCAATCCGGCACGCTCAAGCGTACTGAAGCACCCGGCATACTCCTCGGGAACCTGATGCAATCGTTTCGCGGACACGTGAAAGCAGAGGGCTAATGCCGCTTCGATGGCGATCAGCAAACGATAGCAGGCCACATCGAGACCGTCTTGATTGGCTAGGAATTGGTCGCGGGACAGGCGGCGAAATTCTTCGAGGCGGCTCAAGGACGAATCAATTTCCCCACAACGCGCCCGGATAAGATCCGGATTGAGGCTCATGCTGCGAAGGCGTCCTTCGTGCCTTGATAGAGCAAGGGAGCGAGATCTAGATAGCGCCTGGCGATATCTTCCAGCTTTGAGGTCAGGAGATCTTCATCCCGACAGACTAGCAACCGCCCACGCAGGACGTGATAGACAAACGACAGCGGCGCCTCGTTCAACACACGAACATCCACCGGCAATCCCGCCATAGCCGTGAGCCGAGCAGATAGCACTGAAGCAACTGCCGCGCCTCTTTCGGCATCGGACTCACAAAGATACAGCCCAACATCGACATCATGCACGGTGTCAGAGTCGAGCAGCGATCCATGGAGATAAGCGAATGCAACCGCCGACTCTTTCTCCAGCTCAGCCGTGAGACGGCAGGCCAGCGCTTCGCGGGCTTCCGGTTGAATTGTATAGCGTGTTCGCTTCATTCAAAAAACCGCACTGAGGTGTACTGACGAGATTCGATGTGCATCTTACACCGCCATCAGAGGGAGAACAAGAAACCCGCTCTCCCCTTGCACCAAACGGAGCCCATAAAGCCCAATCGCCGAGACCAAGTGCTATCGGTGGTATTTGCAGAAGTAGCGGGATTGAGGGTTCCTGAGTGGTTCCCTGCGCTCGCCGATCAGGCAACCTCTCAGTAGAGAGGCGGGGAGGAAAAGGTCTTCGTTGGACGCGACCACAGCAGACACTTTGCGCAAGAGAATGAGAAAGAGTCTTTCGAACTGAGCACTCACTCGATGTACCGAGAGGAATCCCTCAGTTCTACAGAATAGAACGTCACCGATTAGTTCTCTTCTATGGGTCACGCCCCTCCACCGTCACCGCCACCAGCGTTAACACCATCATCGCCAATAGAACCTCGACCTTCTCGGACAGACTGATTTGAATGGAGCCTTGCACCCCGAGGTCCTCCTCTTTCTGTAGGGTCTGTGGGGTCGCTTGAACTATGATCCTCTGATATTCGACGATCATACGATCGAACCAGAAAGAACACGAGTCCCCCGAGGAGGATAAGCAGAATAAGAACCGCTGCCGTTTGAGTAATCATCGCGTTTGGTAGCCCCTGAATAGATTAATCAACACCCCCTCCCGCAATCCCAAATCACTCACCAGCACCGCCGTCATACCTAATGTCTCCATCACAGTCCTGATGATGATGGCGCCGGCGGCGATGACTTCTTCGCGGTTCTTTTCCAGGCCTGGGAGGCCGATACGGTCGGCTTTCTTGCGGCTCAGCAAGATCTGTTCAAGCTCCTGAACGGTGGCGAGGGTTAGGCGATAGTTGTGGATACGGATAGGCTCGTATGTAGGAAGTTTCTGAGCCATGGCGGCAAGGGCCGTCACCGTTCCGGCGGTCCCGACGAATGTCGCCGCTTCATAGCCCGCCATCTCCGTAACGGCTGCCTGCGTCTCCCGAGCAATCCATTCCCGCGCCTGTCCAACCTCCTCACTCGTTGGAGGATCGTGATGGAGCAATCGTTCGCAGAGGCGCACGACGCCGATATCGATGGAGCGGACAACCGGCTGCTGGCCTGGCCGGTCCAGAATGAATTCCGTGCTGCCACCGCCGATATCGAGGGCCAGCATATCGGTCACACCAGCAGGTAGACCGGAACGAATCCCCAGAAGTGTGCGCCGCGCTTCTTCGTCGCCGGTGATCACTTCGACATCGAACCCGGCTTCGCGCTTCACCCGATCCAGAAATTCTGCACGATTGGCAGCATCGCGGACGGCGCTCGTGGCAACGGCCGTACAGCCATCGACTCGATAGGTCTCAATGACGGCCTTCCACTCACACAAACAGTGGATCACCCGATCCATCGCCGCCTGGCTCAGGCGCTTATTCTGATCGACGCCTTCGCCCAGGCGAAGAATACGCCGCTCAGATCGCAGCTCTTTGAGAAGCATGTTCGGGGAAAGATCGGCGATGAGGAGCCGACAGGTAAGGGTGCCGATATCGATACCGGCAAGCCGGCGCGGGCGAACGGAGAGGGCGCTCATTGCTCTTCCCGGATCTCGTCCATCTCGGCTTCGAGTTTCTTCCGGGCGTCTTTCAACTCCTGAATCTCGCGGACCACACGACCGATTTCTTCGTCGTATGTCACCCGTTCGGCCGTCTCGCCCCGCTCTTTCATTTCAACGGCCCGCTCGCCGATGTCTTTGTAGAGATCGGACAATTGCTGATCGATTTTCCGGATCTCCAACCGCATCCGGAGTAATTCAGTCTCTTCCAGCGCGCGACCGGCGACATGCGCCGTACCCAGTCGCAGTGTGGCCAGGCCAGACCGGAAATCGTCTTTCAACCGCTGCAACAGTCCCATGCCTCTCCTTAACTGATCGACCCCAACTCCAGCTTCTGCTCCCACTTCCTCAGCATCGCTTCTTTCAATCCCTGATGCCCCGGCGCGCTCAACTGTGGATCCTGTTTGAGCAATGAGAAGGCTTCCAGCCTGGCCTGCTGTAACAAATCGCCGTCTCGTACGATGTTGGCCACGCGAAACTCCGGCATGCCCCACTGGCGAAACCCGAAGAATTCCCCCGGTCCCCTGATGCGCAAATCTTCTTCCGCAATTACGAAACCGTCATTCGATTGCACCAGAGCATCCAGCCGCTCCCGCGCGTTCGATACCGGCTCATCCCCGCCGAGCGGATGCAACCCCAGCGTCGGACGATTCCGCCCCAACCCGGCCGCCATCAGCAGGCAATAGGACTGTTCCGCTCCCCGCCCGACCCGCCCGCGCAGTTGATGCAGTTGCGCCAGGCCGAACCGCTCGGCATGTTCGATCATCATAATCGTCGCGTTCGGT carries:
- a CDS encoding nucleotidyltransferase domain-containing protein; its protein translation is MKRTRYTIQPEAREALACRLTAELEKESAVAFAYLHGSLLDSDTVHDVDVGLYLCESDAERGAAVASVLSARLTAMAGLPVDVRVLNEAPLSFVYHVLRGRLLVCRDEDLLTSKLEDIARRYLDLAPLLYQGTKDAFAA
- a CDS encoding DUF86 domain-containing protein; this translates as MSLNPDLIRARCGEIDSSLSRLEEFRRLSRDQFLANQDGLDVACYRLLIAIEAALALCFHVSAKRLHQVPEEYAGCFSTLERAGLIPADLSSRLQQMARFRNLLVHVYWKIDYGQVYEVITTRLADLRAFRAAIAGLI
- a CDS encoding Ppx/GppA phosphatase family protein, with protein sequence MSALSVRPRRLAGIDIGTLTCRLLIADLSPNMLLKELRSERRILRLGEGVDQNKRLSQAAMDRVIHCLCEWKAVIETYRVDGCTAVATSAVRDAANRAEFLDRVKREAGFDVEVITGDEEARRTLLGIRSGLPAGVTDMLALDIGGGSTEFILDRPGQQPVVRSIDIGVVRLCERLLHHDPPTSEEVGQAREWIARETQAAVTEMAGYEAATFVGTAGTVTALAAMAQKLPTYEPIRIHNYRLTLATVQELEQILLSRKKADRIGLPGLEKNREEVIAAGAIIIRTVMETLGMTAVLVSDLGLREGVLINLFRGYQTR